A portion of the Chloroflexia bacterium SDU3-3 genome contains these proteins:
- a CDS encoding XRE family transcriptional regulator, which translates to MTATIPFGRWLQQQRKKLDLTQAELAQQAGCALGTLRNIETGSARPSKQLAARLAMVLGGEQEQVAAIVAFARGTGPAPAVLPAANARHGAPTHLTGMIGRERELAELRGMLLRPDVRLVTLTGPGGTGKTRVAVESIALLESSFPGGVWFVDLAPVSDPALVLAAIAQAVALPRGAGPLLAQLAEALRGDAALLLLDNFEQVVDGGADVAALLGACPRLKALTTSRIALGLMGEHELPIPPLGLPDRARLPPLPQLTQYEAIRLFRARARAARPSFEITAENAAAVAEICYQLDGLPLAIELAAARIKLFPPQALLAKLDRRLAFLTGGRDRPSRQQTIRSTIEWSYRLLAPDERRMFQKIGVFSGGATLDMIAEVCAEPQAQVDAIVFALVSHSLLYVLPPRSDSPEINPRIGMLETIREFALERLDAGDESAPTRRRHARAYAAMVRQGQPQLLGPEQAAWLRRLNIEHDNIRVALAWLLRDDAAQALAMAGELADFWKVRSLFEEGRRWLDAALEASVALPLDRTRIHALHGALMMAVDQADVPRATDLAEQHVAAARALGDPRYLAESLAEMAQLAYTVGRLDRAEELFREALADFRALGNRERVANMLLNIGRIVGVHRCDAAVATPLLSESLAIYEQIGYPLGVAMASLCLASTAIHTGDIAQVQRLGRQALGLAWELGNQVQIAFNLTTQAVVSIHAGDPAQAARFYAAAEAIFSAVAMPLSPSEQATHDRWRAEVVAALDGRQAAAAWAEGGSAPLAQIVAEALGHSQQRTARG; encoded by the coding sequence GTGACCGCAACGATCCCGTTTGGCAGATGGCTCCAGCAGCAGCGCAAAAAGCTCGATCTCACCCAGGCCGAGCTAGCGCAGCAGGCCGGATGCGCCCTGGGCACCCTGCGCAATATCGAAACCGGCAGCGCCCGCCCATCCAAGCAGCTGGCGGCGCGGCTGGCCATGGTGCTCGGTGGCGAGCAGGAGCAGGTCGCCGCCATCGTAGCCTTCGCGCGCGGCACCGGCCCAGCGCCAGCCGTGCTGCCCGCCGCGAACGCACGCCACGGCGCGCCCACGCACCTCACCGGCATGATCGGGCGCGAGCGCGAGCTGGCCGAGCTGCGCGGCATGCTGCTGCGCCCCGACGTGCGGCTGGTCACGCTCACCGGGCCGGGCGGCACCGGCAAGACCCGCGTGGCGGTCGAGAGCATCGCGCTGCTGGAGAGCAGCTTCCCCGGCGGGGTGTGGTTTGTCGACCTCGCACCGGTGTCCGACCCGGCGCTGGTGCTGGCCGCCATCGCCCAGGCCGTGGCCCTGCCGCGCGGCGCGGGGCCGCTGCTGGCGCAGCTGGCCGAGGCGCTGCGCGGCGACGCGGCGCTGCTGCTGCTCGACAACTTCGAGCAGGTGGTGGATGGCGGGGCCGATGTGGCCGCCCTGCTGGGCGCGTGCCCCCGGCTGAAGGCGCTGACCACCAGCCGGATCGCGCTGGGCCTGATGGGCGAGCACGAGCTGCCCATCCCCCCGCTGGGCCTGCCCGACCGCGCGCGCCTCCCGCCGCTGCCCCAGCTCACACAGTACGAGGCCATCCGGCTGTTCCGCGCCCGCGCCCGCGCCGCCCGGCCATCCTTCGAGATCACCGCCGAGAACGCCGCCGCCGTGGCCGAGATCTGCTACCAGCTCGATGGCCTGCCGCTCGCTATCGAGCTTGCGGCGGCGCGCATCAAGCTCTTCCCGCCCCAGGCGCTGCTGGCCAAGCTCGACCGCAGGCTCGCCTTCCTCACCGGCGGGCGCGATCGGCCAAGCCGCCAGCAGACCATCCGCAGCACCATCGAGTGGAGCTACCGGCTGCTGGCCCCCGACGAGCGGCGCATGTTTCAGAAGATCGGCGTGTTCAGCGGCGGCGCGACCCTCGACATGATCGCGGAGGTGTGCGCCGAGCCGCAGGCCCAGGTGGATGCGATCGTCTTCGCGCTGGTGAGCCACAGCCTACTCTACGTGCTGCCGCCGCGTTCCGACAGCCCCGAGATCAACCCGCGCATCGGCATGCTTGAGACGATCCGCGAGTTCGCGCTGGAGCGGCTCGACGCGGGCGACGAGTCTGCCCCCACCCGCCGACGCCACGCACGCGCCTACGCCGCCATGGTGCGGCAGGGCCAGCCCCAGCTGCTCGGGCCAGAGCAGGCCGCCTGGCTGCGGCGGCTCAACATCGAGCACGACAACATTCGCGTCGCGCTGGCCTGGCTGCTGCGCGACGACGCGGCCCAGGCCCTGGCGATGGCAGGCGAGCTGGCCGATTTCTGGAAGGTGCGCAGCCTGTTCGAGGAGGGGCGGCGCTGGCTGGATGCGGCGCTAGAGGCGAGCGTGGCGCTCCCGCTGGACCGCACCCGCATCCACGCGCTGCACGGCGCGCTGATGATGGCGGTCGACCAGGCCGATGTGCCCCGCGCCACCGACCTGGCCGAGCAGCATGTGGCCGCCGCCCGCGCCCTCGGCGACCCGCGCTACCTGGCCGAATCGCTGGCCGAGATGGCGCAGCTGGCCTACACCGTGGGGCGGCTGGATCGCGCCGAGGAGCTATTCCGCGAGGCGCTTGCGGACTTTCGCGCGCTGGGGAACCGCGAGCGGGTGGCCAATATGCTGCTGAACATCGGGCGGATCGTGGGGGTGCACCGCTGCGATGCGGCGGTAGCCACGCCGCTGCTCAGCGAGAGCCTGGCGATCTACGAGCAGATCGGCTACCCGCTGGGCGTCGCGATGGCAAGCCTCTGCCTCGCCTCCACCGCCATCCACACCGGCGATATCGCCCAGGTGCAGCGGCTGGGTAGGCAGGCGCTCGGCCTCGCGTGGGAGCTTGGCAACCAGGTGCAGATCGCGTTCAACCTCACCACCCAGGCGGTGGTGTCGATCCACGCTGGCGATCCGGCGCAGGCGGCGCGCTTCTACGCCGCCGCCGAGGCGATCTTCAGCGCGGTCGCGATGCCGCTCAGCCCCAGCGAGCAGGCCACCCACGACCGCTGGCGAGCCGAGGTGGTGGCCGCGCTCGACGGGCGGCAGGCGGCGGCGGCCTGGGCCGAGGGCGGCAGCGCACCGCTGGCGCAGATCGTGGCCGAGGCGCTCGGCCACAGCCAGCAGCGCACGGCGCGGGGATAG
- a CDS encoding aminotransferase class V-fold PLP-dependent enzyme — protein MSSHATSAASFDLSAQVTGHDNQVPLLDGSCTRPINFDHAASTPALRSVHETVNKFLSWYSSVHRGTGFSSQISTAAFENARTIVGGFVSARPDQHVVIFGANTTWAINKLARRLAFRPGEVVITSELEHHADDLPWRQVARVAYIRVDERGQLDEDHLAYLLKQHERRVKLVAISGGSNVTGTLPNIHRIAEQAHAAGARIAVDCAQLAPHRAIDIGDLDDPAHLDYVSLSAHKLYAPFGTGVLIGRRDTFANGTPETVGGGTIKVVTPSDIIWADAPARDEAGTPNVVGAVALAAAVQALERIGMDNVAAHEAALTAALLERLPEVPGIKIFGDTDPANAASRLGVVPFQIEGVDHRLIGAVLSSEYGIAVRSGAFCAQPYLRRLLNLSDDELSCEPTSKPVGLVRASVGLANTLEDVDALVAALHTIARGEHRGTYELDTHEGVFRAQGWQPRLEDYFDLFAA, from the coding sequence ATGAGTTCACACGCCACATCCGCCGCATCGTTCGATCTGAGCGCCCAGGTGACCGGGCACGACAACCAGGTGCCGCTGCTGGATGGCAGCTGTACGCGCCCGATCAACTTCGACCACGCCGCCAGCACCCCCGCGCTGCGCTCGGTCCACGAGACGGTCAACAAATTCCTCAGCTGGTACAGCAGCGTGCACCGTGGCACCGGCTTCTCCTCGCAGATCTCCACCGCCGCCTTCGAGAACGCCCGCACGATCGTGGGCGGCTTCGTGAGCGCGCGCCCCGACCAGCACGTGGTGATCTTCGGGGCCAACACCACCTGGGCAATCAACAAGCTGGCGCGGCGGCTGGCCTTCCGCCCCGGCGAGGTGGTGATCACCAGCGAGCTGGAGCACCACGCCGACGATCTGCCGTGGCGGCAGGTGGCCCGCGTGGCCTACATCCGCGTGGATGAGCGCGGCCAGCTGGATGAGGATCACCTGGCCTACCTGCTGAAGCAGCACGAGCGCCGCGTGAAGCTGGTGGCGATCAGCGGCGGCAGCAATGTCACCGGCACGCTGCCCAACATCCACCGCATCGCCGAGCAGGCCCACGCGGCGGGGGCCAGGATCGCGGTGGACTGCGCGCAGCTCGCGCCCCACCGCGCGATCGACATCGGCGACCTGGATGACCCGGCCCACCTGGACTATGTGTCGCTCTCGGCCCACAAGCTCTACGCCCCGTTTGGCACCGGCGTGCTGATCGGGCGGCGCGACACCTTCGCCAACGGCACGCCCGAGACCGTGGGCGGCGGCACGATCAAGGTGGTGACGCCCAGCGACATCATCTGGGCCGATGCGCCCGCCCGCGACGAGGCGGGTACGCCCAACGTGGTGGGCGCGGTGGCGCTGGCCGCCGCCGTGCAGGCGCTGGAGCGGATCGGCATGGACAATGTAGCCGCACACGAGGCGGCGCTGACCGCCGCGCTGCTGGAGCGGCTGCCCGAGGTGCCCGGCATAAAGATCTTCGGCGATACCGACCCGGCCAACGCGGCCAGCCGCCTGGGCGTGGTGCCCTTCCAGATCGAGGGTGTGGACCACCGCCTGATCGGCGCGGTGCTGAGCAGCGAGTACGGCATCGCGGTGCGCAGCGGCGCGTTCTGCGCCCAGCCCTACCTGCGCCGCCTGCTGAACCTCTCGGACGACGAGCTCTCCTGCGAGCCGACATCCAAGCCGGTGGGCCTGGTGCGCGCCAGCGTGGGCCTGGCCAACACGCTGGAGGATGTGGATGCGCTGGTGGCCGCGCTGCACACCATCGCCAGGGGTGAGCACCGTGGCACCTACGAGCTGGACACGCACGAGGGCGTGTTCCGCGCCCAGGGCTGGCAGCCCCGCCTGGAGGACTACTTCGACCTGTTTGCGGCCTAG
- a CDS encoding conjugal transfer protein TraR — MDTQQLEHFRQRLQSERDQLTARQDGLVTASDDQQDGYGVSNHPAESASDAFLRERDMALDSNERDLIAEIDAALGRIARGTYGVCERTGAQIPLERLEALPYARYTIEGQQLVEQEKNT; from the coding sequence ATGGACACGCAGCAGCTTGAGCACTTCCGCCAGCGCCTCCAGAGCGAGCGCGACCAGCTGACCGCCCGCCAGGATGGGCTAGTCACCGCCAGCGACGATCAGCAGGATGGCTACGGGGTCTCGAACCACCCCGCCGAGAGCGCCTCGGACGCCTTTTTGCGCGAGCGCGACATGGCGCTCGACAGCAACGAGCGCGACCTGATCGCCGAGATCGACGCGGCGCTGGGGCGGATCGCGCGCGGCACCTACGGCGTGTGCGAGCGCACCGGCGCGCAGATCCCGCTTGAGCGGCTTGAGGCGCTGCCCTACGCCCGCTATACAATTGAAGGCCAACAGCTTGTGGAGCAGGAGAAAAATACGTGA
- the lspA gene encoding signal peptidase II has translation MTRGLPRIWLVPALIAIVVVILDQLTKVWILQLLGDVPGTSVPLLGDWLKFTYVRNTGVAFGMFQNIPQFFTFTSILISIGALYFYRYHLPHHNPLIQICLGAIIGGAVGNIIDRVRQGYVVDFVHVTWFPGIFNFADACISCGVVAMALYLTIKGDEQPAAPVADEAALGEQGS, from the coding sequence GTGACGCGTGGTCTCCCACGGATCTGGCTGGTTCCGGCGCTGATCGCCATCGTGGTGGTCATCCTCGACCAGCTGACAAAAGTTTGGATCTTGCAGCTTCTGGGCGATGTCCCAGGCACCAGCGTGCCGCTGCTTGGCGACTGGCTGAAGTTCACCTATGTGCGGAACACCGGGGTCGCGTTTGGCATGTTCCAGAACATCCCGCAGTTCTTCACCTTCACCTCGATTCTGATCAGCATCGGCGCGCTGTACTTCTACCGCTACCACCTGCCGCACCACAACCCGCTCATCCAGATCTGCCTGGGCGCGATCATCGGCGGCGCGGTGGGCAACATCATCGACCGCGTGCGGCAGGGCTACGTGGTCGACTTCGTGCACGTGACATGGTTTCCGGGCATCTTCAACTTCGCCGACGCATGCATCAGCTGCGGCGTGGTGGCCATGGCGCTCTACCTGACGATCAAGGGCGATGAGCAGCCCGCCGCCCCCGTGGCCGACGAGGCCGCGCTGGGCGAGCAGGGCTCGTAG
- a CDS encoding RluA family pseudouridine synthase — MEEEDILLTAQPEHRDQRLDRYVSDQIEDLSRSMARRLIDEAQILVNGQPAKPSAAIQPGDVVAVRRPPPAPVAIEAEDIPLQVVYEDDDLVVIDKPAGMVVHPAPGHSHGTLVNALLARYPGISVGGELRPGIVHRLDRDTSGLLVIARNDAALHAIQQQQQARTMDKRYLLVADGRFKQQTGVVDAPIARHPSDRLRMAIVAGGREARTHWRVIEELGEYTLVEAKLETGRTHQIRVHFAHIHRPVLGDALYGPKRPRALFGLQRQFLHAYQLAFDHPRTGQPVRCESPLPPDLAASLEKLRARAR; from the coding sequence GTGGAAGAAGAAGATATCCTGCTCACCGCCCAGCCCGAGCACCGCGACCAGCGGCTCGACCGCTATGTCTCCGACCAGATCGAGGATCTGTCGCGCAGCATGGCCCGCCGCCTGATCGACGAGGCCCAGATCCTGGTCAACGGCCAGCCCGCCAAGCCCAGCGCGGCCATCCAGCCCGGCGACGTGGTGGCGGTGCGCCGCCCACCGCCCGCGCCGGTGGCGATCGAGGCCGAGGACATCCCCCTGCAGGTCGTCTACGAGGATGACGACCTGGTGGTGATCGACAAGCCAGCGGGCATGGTGGTGCACCCCGCCCCCGGCCACAGCCACGGCACCCTGGTGAACGCGCTGCTGGCGCGCTACCCCGGCATCAGCGTGGGCGGCGAGCTGCGCCCCGGCATCGTGCACCGGCTCGACCGCGACACATCCGGCCTGCTGGTGATCGCCCGCAACGACGCCGCGCTGCACGCCATCCAGCAGCAGCAGCAGGCCCGCACCATGGACAAGCGCTACCTGCTGGTGGCCGATGGCCGCTTTAAGCAGCAGACGGGCGTGGTGGATGCGCCGATCGCGCGCCACCCCAGCGACAGGCTGCGCATGGCGATCGTGGCAGGCGGGCGCGAGGCCCGCACCCACTGGCGCGTGATCGAGGAGCTGGGCGAGTACACCCTGGTGGAGGCCAAGCTGGAGACCGGGCGCACCCACCAGATCCGCGTGCACTTCGCCCACATACACCGCCCCGTGCTGGGCGACGCGCTGTATGGCCCCAAGCGCCCCCGAGCGCTGTTCGGCCTGCAGCGCCAGTTCCTGCACGCCTACCAGCTGGCCTTCGACCACCCGCGCACGGGCCAGCCGGTGCGCTGCGAGTCGCCGCTGCCGCCCGACCTAGCGGCCTCGCTGGAGAAGCTGCGGGCCAGGGCGCGCTAG
- the mdh gene encoding malate dehydrogenase: protein MRSKVTIIGAGFVGSTAAHWIATKELADVVLLDIVEGVPQGKGLDLLEAAPIEGYDLNIVGTNDYADTAGSDVIVVTSGAPRKPGMTREDLIKINANITRDCISKAAPLSPNAVIIIVNNPLDTMAYLAKTVSGFPKNRVLGQAGVLDSARYRTFLAQETGVSVEDIQAVLMGGHGDEMVPLPRFTTVAGIPVTEFVEGEKLEKIIDRTRKGGGEIVNLLKTGSAYYAPSAATVQMVEAILRDKKRVLPCACYLEGEYGLNDIYFGVPCVLGANGVEKIIELPLNEAELAEVKKSAEAVASSVAALKAMI from the coding sequence ATGCGCTCGAAAGTGACCATCATCGGGGCTGGTTTCGTAGGTTCTACCGCCGCTCACTGGATCGCGACGAAAGAGCTTGCCGACGTGGTGCTGCTCGACATCGTCGAGGGCGTTCCGCAGGGCAAGGGCCTGGATCTGCTTGAGGCCGCCCCGATCGAGGGCTACGACCTGAACATCGTCGGCACCAACGACTACGCCGACACCGCTGGCTCGGACGTGATCGTCGTCACCTCGGGCGCGCCGCGCAAGCCCGGCATGACCCGCGAGGATCTGATCAAGATCAACGCCAACATCACCCGCGACTGCATCTCGAAGGCCGCACCGCTCTCGCCCAACGCGGTGATCATCATTGTCAACAACCCGCTGGACACCATGGCCTACCTGGCCAAGACCGTCAGCGGCTTCCCGAAGAACCGCGTGCTCGGCCAGGCCGGCGTGCTGGACAGCGCCCGCTACCGCACCTTCCTCGCCCAGGAGACGGGCGTGTCCGTCGAGGACATCCAGGCGGTGCTGATGGGCGGCCACGGCGACGAGATGGTGCCGCTGCCCCGCTTCACCACCGTGGCGGGCATCCCCGTCACCGAGTTCGTGGAGGGCGAGAAGCTGGAGAAGATCATCGACCGCACCCGCAAGGGCGGCGGCGAGATCGTGAACCTGCTGAAGACTGGCTCGGCCTACTACGCGCCTAGCGCCGCCACAGTGCAGATGGTCGAGGCCATCCTGCGCGACAAGAAGCGCGTGCTGCCCTGCGCCTGCTACCTAGAGGGCGAGTACGGCCTGAACGATATCTACTTCGGCGTGCCCTGTGTGCTGGGCGCGAACGGCGTGGAGAAGATCATCGAGCTGCCGCTGAACGAGGCCGAGCTGGCCGAGGTGAAGAAGAGCGCCGAGGCCGTGGCGAGCTCGGTGGCCGCGCTGAAGGCGATGATCTAG